One genomic window of Parasteatoda tepidariorum isolate YZ-2023 chromosome 9, CAS_Ptep_4.0, whole genome shotgun sequence includes the following:
- the LOC122272408 gene encoding uncharacterized protein → MIKDCGSKCQPACREQTYDVKYDEIEFSTRLCDQDDINCRKSDVFLSVSFRKFQLSKHIFEPKYKSIELFSYIGGYMGMWLGISLVSIFDLLESLCYLVYYPFMPKKVFKNRIS, encoded by the exons atgattaaagaCTGCGGCAGCAAATGCCAACCCGCATGTCG TGAGCAGACATATGATGTTAAATATGACGAAATAGAATTTAGTACACGTTTg tgCGATCAAGATGATATAAATTGCAG GAAAAGCGATGTATTTCTTAGCGTATCCTTCAGAAAGTTCCAATTGTCAAAACACATATTTGAACCAAAGTATAAA agtaTTGAATTGTTCAGTTACATAGGAGGTTACATGGGAATGTGGTTGGGCATCAGCCTCGTGTCGATATTTGATCTCTTAGAATCATTGTGCTACTTGGTCTACTATCCCTTCATGCCcaagaaagttttcaaaaatcgaatttcttga
- the LOC139426440 gene encoding general transcription factor II-I repeat domain-containing protein 2-like: MIKECIIAVAEEMCPEKVNLLKTVSMSANTVARRVENIAEKISSQLFDKNGHVEWFSLALDESTDVSDTAQVLIYIRGVDKSYEVHEELLDMYSIHGTTTGTDIFKGVEMAINQKNLRWKNLKCITTDGGKNMSGKDKGVVALVSKAVENDGGSKPLVLHCIIHQQSLCGKCLDMSEVLKPVISTVNFIRSFGLNHRQFRQFIAEIGENDLPYHTAGEELLASNEASNSSP; encoded by the exons ATGATCAAAGAATGCATAATTGCAGTAGCCGAAGAAATGTGCCCTGAAaaggtaaatttattaaaaactgtcaGTATGTCAGCAAACACTGTGGCTCGAAGGGTAGAAAACATCGCTGAAAAGATATCCTCTCAACTGTTCGACAAAAATGGACATGTTGAGTGGTTTTCTTTGGCCTTGGATGAGTCAACGGATGTGTCAGATACTGCTCAGGTGTTGATTTATATTCGAGGAGTAGATAAAAGCTATGAAGTGCATGAAGAACTTCTTGATATGTATAGTATTCATGGCACAACTACTggtacagatatttttaaaggagtTGAAATGGCCATTAATCAAAAGAACCTTCGATGGAAAAACTTGAAATGTATTACAACTGATGGAGGCAAAAACATGAGTGGGAAAGATAAAGGAGTGGTCGCTCTTGTGTCAAAGGCTGTAGAAAATGACGGTGGTTCAAAACCATTAGTCTTACATTGTATCATTCATCAACAGTCTTTGTGCGGAAAATGTTTGGATATGTCTGAAGTTCTGAAACCAGTCATATcaactgttaattttatcagatcTTTTGGGCTGAATCACCGACAATTCCGACAATTTATTGCAGAGATTGGAGAAAATGACTTACCTTATCATACTGCC GGAGAGGAATTACTTGCCTCGAATGAGGCAAGTAATTCCTCTCCCTag